Proteins co-encoded in one Natrinema sp. CBA1119 genomic window:
- a CDS encoding potassium channel family protein: MNPIYLALGMILLVGAVIDLLWTTLWVEGGAGPLTSRLMVWTWRLLRQISTQNSRLLSLSGPLIFVLGLSGWLLLLWIGWTLVFAGAENILIDTLNRGPVSWTDRIYFAGYTFFTLGIGDFAPREGIWQLITILATGSGLLFVTLSVTYTLSVLDAVTQKRAFAANVSGFGTHSEEIVRTAWNGEKFQGLDLPLNTFVTQLTVLTENHKAYPVLHYFHSARADRSPAVEIVALDEALTLIRFGVSEKHRPNEIVVRNACKSVENYLETLHESFVDPADSSPPPLDLCLLREADIPTVSDEEFETSLDKMKKRRRLLLGLVESDVRQWPTQRTE; the protein is encoded by the coding sequence ATGAACCCTATTTATCTCGCTCTTGGCATGATTCTTCTTGTCGGGGCCGTAATCGACCTTCTCTGGACAACGCTCTGGGTTGAGGGCGGGGCTGGTCCACTTACGTCTCGTTTGATGGTGTGGACGTGGCGATTACTACGACAGATTAGTACCCAAAACTCACGGCTTCTCAGCCTCTCAGGACCGCTGATCTTCGTTTTGGGCCTCTCTGGATGGCTTCTGCTGCTCTGGATCGGATGGACTCTCGTCTTCGCTGGGGCCGAGAATATCCTCATCGATACGCTCAACCGCGGCCCCGTGTCGTGGACCGATCGGATCTATTTCGCCGGGTACACGTTTTTCACGCTTGGCATCGGCGATTTTGCTCCTCGGGAAGGAATCTGGCAGCTTATCACGATACTCGCAACGGGAAGCGGGTTGCTCTTCGTGACGCTCAGCGTCACCTATACGCTGTCAGTTCTCGATGCAGTCACCCAGAAACGCGCGTTCGCCGCCAATGTAAGCGGATTCGGAACGCACAGCGAGGAAATCGTTCGAACGGCTTGGAACGGAGAGAAATTTCAGGGACTCGATCTGCCATTAAATACCTTCGTAACCCAACTCACCGTCCTTACGGAGAACCACAAGGCCTACCCTGTTCTCCATTACTTTCACAGCGCTCGGGCTGACCGTTCCCCGGCCGTCGAAATCGTAGCCCTCGACGAGGCCTTGACGCTCATTCGGTTCGGCGTCTCGGAGAAACACCGACCGAACGAAATCGTCGTTCGAAACGCCTGCAAAAGCGTCGAAAACTACCTCGAAACGCTGCACGAGTCGTTCGTTGATCCGGCGGATAGCTCCCCTCCCCCGTTGGACCTCTGTCTCCTCCGCGAAGCGGATATCCCAACCGTTTCGGACGAGGAGTTCGAGACGTCACTTGACAAGATGAAGAAGCGCAGACGGTTATTACTCGGGTTGGTCGAATCCGATGTGCGGCAGTGGCCTACGCAACGCACCGAGTAA
- a CDS encoding MaoC/PaaZ C-terminal domain-containing protein has product MPVDPVCSMEVTDTDPGTTVTHDETEYHFCSQACRDLFEQNPDSYLDEPHPHLEEIQGVAVPRLSPGRAEGHFEIEIADPGALGVGDRVTVTKTITNEDVQRFAEATSDTNALHLNEDFARKTRFGGRITHGTLVSGLISSALACFPGVTIYLSQNLEFKRPVDIGETLTASCEIVEVLEDDEYRLTTRIENEAEKLVIHGTATVLVDELPK; this is encoded by the coding sequence ATGCCCGTTGATCCCGTTTGTAGCATGGAGGTTACCGATACAGATCCGGGGACGACCGTCACACACGATGAAACGGAATATCACTTCTGTTCGCAAGCCTGCCGCGACCTATTCGAACAAAACCCGGACAGCTACTTGGACGAGCCGCATCCGCACCTTGAAGAGATCCAAGGGGTGGCCGTCCCCCGTCTTTCGCCGGGACGAGCGGAAGGACATTTCGAGATTGAGATCGCCGACCCAGGAGCGTTAGGCGTCGGCGATCGTGTCACGGTCACCAAAACGATCACCAACGAGGATGTTCAGCGATTCGCCGAAGCGACGAGCGACACGAATGCGCTCCACCTGAACGAGGACTTCGCCCGAAAAACGCGATTCGGCGGGCGAATCACCCACGGAACGCTCGTCTCCGGATTGATCAGTTCAGCGCTTGCCTGTTTTCCAGGCGTCACGATCTATCTCTCTCAGAACCTCGAATTCAAACGACCCGTTGATATCGGTGAGACGCTGACCGCGAGCTGTGAAATTGTCGAGGTACTCGAAGATGACGAGTATCGACTTACGACGCGTATCGAGAACGAAGCCGAAAAGCTCGTGATACACGGCACAGCAACCGTACTCGTCGATGAACTCCCCAAATGA
- a CDS encoding DUF411 domain-containing protein, whose amino-acid sequence MINTSRRAVLTAGASTIGAAFAGCLTDGTDEWETDETIPVTSATMYKGPNCSCCDSYGEHLDASLRTDLETSVTEDLTAVKNNHGIDANLRSCHTIELDDYLIEGHIPAEIVTTLFKDEPKISGIALPGMPPGSPGMGGEKSGTWTVYEIHSGDSPTVYTKL is encoded by the coding sequence ATGATCAACACATCGAGACGGGCGGTTCTGACGGCTGGCGCAAGTACAATCGGGGCTGCCTTCGCAGGTTGTCTAACCGACGGAACTGATGAGTGGGAAACCGATGAAACGATTCCGGTAACCTCCGCAACGATGTATAAAGGACCAAACTGTAGCTGTTGTGACTCCTACGGCGAGCATCTCGATGCTTCTCTCAGAACTGACTTAGAGACGAGTGTTACCGAGGATCTTACAGCAGTGAAAAACAATCATGGGATCGACGCAAATCTTCGAAGTTGCCACACAATCGAACTGGACGATTACCTTATCGAAGGGCACATTCCAGCTGAAATCGTCACCACTCTGTTCAAAGACGAACCCAAAATCTCTGGAATCGCGTTACCAGGGATGCCGCCGGGATCACCAGGAATGGGTGGAGAGAAAAGCGGAACGTGGACGGTATACGAAATCCACTCCGGAGACAGCCCAACAGTATATACAAAATTGTGA
- a CDS encoding bacterio-opsin activator domain-containing protein, with translation MATEATFTVPSDQFPLGTVFNQLPDVTVELERIIPARDVVIPYFWVRGTEVDNIESAFTDHPGTKEIRLVDSVEDEYLLRVEWALDYDDVLTVLAKTEVPLIEATGTNHQWTFEIRGDDRSDIAEFQQRCRELDISTTLTELHALTPVETGTEAALTDTQQEALVLAYERGYFESPREVTLEVLGEEFGISQQAVGSRIRGGIKHILGSTLSAVEDRS, from the coding sequence ATGGCTACCGAGGCGACGTTCACGGTTCCATCCGACCAGTTCCCGCTGGGGACAGTATTCAACCAACTGCCGGACGTGACGGTCGAACTTGAGCGTATTATCCCCGCACGGGACGTAGTGATTCCCTATTTCTGGGTGCGGGGAACCGAAGTTGATAACATTGAGAGCGCGTTCACCGACCATCCCGGCACGAAAGAGATTCGACTCGTAGACTCCGTCGAAGACGAGTATCTGTTACGAGTCGAGTGGGCGCTGGACTACGACGACGTGCTCACCGTATTAGCGAAGACGGAGGTACCGCTCATCGAGGCCACCGGTACGAACCACCAGTGGACCTTCGAGATCCGCGGCGACGACCGAAGCGACATCGCCGAATTTCAACAGCGCTGTCGAGAACTGGACATCTCGACCACGCTGACAGAGTTGCACGCGCTCACACCGGTCGAAACGGGGACCGAAGCCGCCCTCACCGACACTCAGCAAGAGGCGCTGGTACTTGCCTACGAGCGTGGCTACTTTGAGTCTCCCCGTGAGGTCACGCTGGAGGTGCTCGGTGAGGAGTTTGGAATCTCACAGCAGGCCGTTGGATCCCGTATCCGAGGTGGGATCAAGCACATCCTCGGGAGCACGCTCTCCGCTGTCGAAGACCGATCCTGA
- a CDS encoding FAD-binding oxidoreductase, translating to MADRNVIVIGGGVAGMSCAYHLAAAGVEDVVVLEKDQPASKASGRAAGFITPDQFLSTGTHPEEHQYILEFWKEMAQDSKIELNYDDGYTFARNEESVSYLEQLHKETAINSQLLTSPEIGERLPDLTTGDIKMGFMFEDGFSLDPYTGTMTVMENATALGVDVRTESVESLTPLSQGTTRVTTSDRSYTASTVILATGAWSGLLAQEIDVSLPLKPRVSQIITLDPESDVHLPLVNDPDLLLYYRTETNGEVLIGGGTGKKELDPKSFDPSVREEFLHEVADKAPLISEKLRNSDVTGKWAGLCSATPDRHPLIGKVHANDIYACCGFNGEGIMYSAVAGHLIADFVTGTTPEFNAEAFAPDRFPSPESDFEIRSAIEW from the coding sequence ATGGCTGACCGTAATGTGATCGTGATCGGTGGTGGTGTTGCTGGCATGAGTTGTGCGTACCATCTCGCTGCTGCTGGCGTTGAAGATGTGGTAGTGCTCGAAAAGGATCAGCCAGCTAGCAAAGCGAGCGGGCGTGCAGCCGGGTTCATAACTCCTGATCAATTCCTCAGTACCGGAACCCACCCTGAAGAACACCAATACATTCTCGAGTTCTGGAAAGAGATGGCTCAGGATTCAAAGATCGAACTCAACTATGATGATGGCTATACGTTTGCTCGAAATGAGGAGTCAGTCTCGTATCTCGAGCAACTTCATAAAGAGACGGCGATAAACTCACAACTTCTGACGAGTCCTGAGATTGGTGAGCGACTTCCGGATCTCACCACTGGTGATATCAAAATGGGATTCATGTTTGAAGATGGATTCTCGCTGGACCCATACACTGGTACGATGACAGTAATGGAGAACGCAACAGCACTCGGTGTGGACGTGCGGACAGAGTCGGTCGAATCACTCACCCCTCTCTCACAGGGCACAACTCGTGTTACGACATCCGACAGGTCGTATACCGCTTCAACAGTGATTCTGGCTACAGGAGCATGGAGTGGTTTACTCGCGCAGGAGATCGATGTTTCACTTCCATTAAAACCACGAGTTAGCCAAATCATCACGTTAGATCCCGAGTCTGATGTTCATCTCCCATTGGTTAACGATCCGGATCTCCTCCTCTATTACCGGACAGAAACAAATGGAGAAGTTCTAATCGGAGGTGGGACAGGCAAAAAAGAACTCGATCCGAAGTCGTTCGACCCATCAGTTCGTGAAGAATTCCTTCATGAGGTGGCAGACAAAGCGCCACTAATATCCGAAAAACTCAGAAACAGCGATGTAACCGGAAAATGGGCAGGGCTTTGTTCCGCGACTCCTGATCGCCATCCACTTATCGGCAAGGTCCATGCAAACGATATCTACGCGTGTTGCGGCTTTAATGGCGAAGGCATCATGTATAGTGCCGTTGCTGGACATTTGATCGCAGACTTTGTTACTGGGACGACACCAGAATTCAACGCCGAAGCATTTGCTCCGGACCGATTTCCCTCACCAGAGTCTGATTTCGAGATACGGAGCGCTATCGAGTGGTGA
- a CDS encoding hydantoinase B/oxoprolinase family protein, whose protein sequence is MSQQTERKTEIDAVTFEVLRSGFEHTADRMSTVLQRTSFSPIIYDMVDFSNAIFTPDVDLVGQTANCPVHLAAMHFSAEASLEEYGVDELGKDDIVLLNDPYNGGTHINDVTWTQPIYDSSDELLGFGVSRGHWTDLGGGGPGGQSWGTHLAEEGLRIPPSKIVENGEMNETLLEILKSNTRVPQYIEGDVQAHRAALTAAKDELHRLERKYGADTVRQGMGDVLDYTEERTREAIREIPDGEYSARDYGDCDGITEDSIYLDVTLIVEDDEITVDFEGTDDAVPGSVNSPKANTHSAVYYALKFFTDPDAPANAGMYRPIDIELPEGSWVNPEWPRPVIGCTTFAASKICAVIWQALADAIPEDIVAPTYSECNWFTVQQEDPDTDDAYVWSDLPPGGWGGTPVGDGMETTADPLGNCMDLPVERAELLFPVTVDRREFIPDSGGDGKYRGGLGLRETFTFHGYAELSVETSRTKEGTPGVNGGQSGGLGRLIKNYGADSEEVIGGWKTDSDEWEMCLLGSEPFQPGESFTIETQGGGGRGDPTDRDAEAVREDVRDEKVSREVAAKVYDIDIEQE, encoded by the coding sequence ATGAGCCAACAAACAGAACGGAAGACCGAAATCGACGCAGTGACCTTCGAAGTACTACGAAGCGGGTTCGAGCATACCGCAGATCGGATGAGTACGGTGCTCCAGCGGACATCGTTCTCACCGATTATCTACGATATGGTGGACTTCTCGAACGCGATTTTCACTCCTGATGTCGATCTTGTCGGCCAAACAGCGAACTGTCCAGTCCACCTTGCCGCCATGCACTTCAGCGCTGAAGCGTCCCTTGAGGAATATGGCGTTGACGAACTCGGAAAAGACGACATCGTCCTCCTCAACGATCCGTACAACGGCGGGACCCATATCAACGATGTCACGTGGACACAGCCAATATACGATAGTTCGGATGAACTCCTTGGGTTCGGCGTTAGCCGTGGTCATTGGACTGACCTCGGCGGTGGTGGACCTGGCGGACAATCATGGGGTACTCACCTCGCCGAAGAGGGGCTCCGAATTCCACCTTCAAAAATCGTGGAAAACGGCGAAATGAATGAAACGCTTCTCGAGATTCTGAAAAGCAATACTCGAGTTCCACAGTACATCGAAGGCGATGTTCAGGCACATCGAGCGGCACTTACAGCCGCGAAAGATGAACTCCACCGGCTCGAAAGGAAATATGGAGCAGACACGGTACGGCAGGGAATGGGTGATGTATTAGACTACACCGAAGAGCGAACACGCGAAGCGATCCGTGAGATCCCTGACGGAGAGTACAGCGCCCGTGACTACGGGGATTGTGACGGAATAACGGAGGACTCGATCTATCTCGATGTCACCCTCATCGTTGAGGATGATGAGATTACGGTTGACTTCGAGGGAACTGACGACGCCGTTCCCGGGTCAGTAAATTCGCCGAAAGCAAACACACATTCGGCAGTCTACTATGCGCTGAAGTTCTTCACCGATCCGGATGCGCCTGCTAACGCCGGAATGTACAGGCCGATTGACATCGAACTCCCAGAGGGATCGTGGGTAAATCCCGAATGGCCGCGACCCGTAATCGGCTGTACGACGTTTGCGGCATCAAAGATCTGTGCGGTGATCTGGCAAGCGCTCGCAGATGCGATCCCTGAGGATATCGTCGCTCCGACGTACTCCGAGTGTAACTGGTTTACTGTTCAGCAGGAGGATCCGGATACAGACGACGCCTATGTGTGGTCTGATCTCCCACCCGGTGGCTGGGGCGGAACGCCCGTTGGTGATGGAATGGAGACGACGGCAGATCCGCTTGGGAACTGTATGGACCTTCCCGTCGAACGAGCCGAATTGCTCTTCCCGGTAACCGTGGACAGACGGGAATTCATCCCCGACTCCGGTGGAGATGGCAAGTACCGTGGTGGACTGGGCCTTCGAGAGACGTTTACCTTCCATGGATACGCGGAACTCAGCGTCGAAACAAGCCGAACAAAAGAGGGGACTCCTGGTGTGAACGGAGGACAATCAGGGGGACTAGGCCGGCTGATCAAGAATTACGGGGCCGACAGTGAGGAAGTGATCGGCGGTTGGAAGACCGACTCCGATGAGTGGGAGATGTGTCTGCTTGGGAGTGAACCGTTCCAACCCGGTGAATCATTCACCATTGAAACGCAAGGCGGCGGAGGGCGAGGCGATCCAACTGACCGTGACGCTGAAGCGGTCCGTGAAGACGTCCGTGATGAAAAGGTCAGCCGCGAAGTTGCAGCTAAAGTGTACGATATCGATATCGAACAAGAGTAA
- a CDS encoding hydantoinase/oxoprolinase family protein, protein MSTIAVDVGGTHTDLYGWLSSENKTVQEKVPTTAGDPTEGVMNALQAANVDLTSVDTFMHGSTIATNAVIEGEYSATPFITTDGFRDLIEIGRYHREELYNPYQSKPEPLTSRRHRFTVPERIDEAGEITEPLDEQAVYDLAEQLHQNEVRSVAIGFVNSYVNPEHEQRVKEILEDTVDEIYVAISSEVSGKLGSVARFNSTIMNAALEPVMAGYLDTLDRKLTDEGFGGSFYVIRSDGGVAGTEKAKRQAESTILSGPAAGVKGSQAIGEAVDQPNVIGMDMGGTSTDISLIEDGEPLITTEYEVKFDIPLVKPMLDVTTIGSGGGSIAWIDDGGSLRVGPQSAGADPGPVCYDRGGTEPTITDVHLVLGRLDPETFLGGKRTLNEDAAYSAIEKLADQLGMDVLEAAEGILEIANENTAAAVRETTIERGQDPRDYYLIGFGGCGPMHAAEVAESLDVSSVVVPSASGVLSAVGGTMMDIRHNDDKTFYTPAEGVTPAELAAEFQELEEDIQSLFKEEGVDPAAVDVERVAEMRYVGQTYEVDVPVSDEDLSADSIDHLSEEFHERHEQEYGIASDEFPVTFVNLRAVGSKETASQEFRSPSITDTETADGDTRKVYFDSEWHETSIYPRATLDQEMEIEGPAIVEGDHSTITLNPSMNASVDEHENVIISTNK, encoded by the coding sequence ATGTCCACAATTGCAGTGGATGTCGGTGGCACACACACCGACCTGTACGGGTGGCTCAGTAGCGAGAATAAAACGGTCCAAGAGAAAGTGCCGACCACAGCCGGAGATCCTACAGAAGGCGTGATGAACGCGCTTCAGGCAGCGAATGTGGATCTCACATCGGTCGACACGTTCATGCACGGCAGTACGATCGCCACGAACGCAGTAATCGAAGGCGAATATTCAGCCACACCGTTCATCACGACGGATGGTTTTCGGGACCTTATCGAGATTGGCCGGTACCACCGTGAGGAGTTGTACAATCCATACCAGTCGAAGCCGGAACCGCTTACGTCTCGACGGCATCGATTCACAGTTCCTGAACGGATCGATGAAGCGGGAGAGATTACGGAACCGCTGGATGAACAAGCAGTGTATGACCTCGCCGAACAACTCCACCAAAACGAAGTTCGGAGTGTCGCAATTGGATTCGTCAACTCGTATGTGAATCCTGAACACGAACAACGGGTAAAAGAGATTTTGGAGGACACCGTCGATGAGATCTACGTCGCTATTTCTTCGGAGGTGAGCGGCAAACTTGGATCGGTCGCACGGTTCAACAGCACGATCATGAACGCCGCCTTAGAACCGGTTATGGCGGGATACTTGGACACACTCGACCGGAAACTCACAGACGAGGGATTCGGTGGTTCGTTTTACGTTATTCGTTCGGATGGCGGTGTAGCCGGCACGGAGAAAGCGAAACGGCAGGCGGAATCAACCATTCTCTCAGGCCCCGCTGCAGGGGTCAAAGGGAGTCAGGCGATCGGCGAAGCCGTCGATCAACCGAACGTCATCGGGATGGACATGGGAGGCACGTCGACGGACATCTCACTGATTGAGGACGGGGAGCCGCTCATCACGACGGAGTATGAGGTCAAATTCGATATTCCGTTAGTCAAGCCGATGCTCGATGTGACGACGATCGGCTCGGGCGGAGGGAGTATAGCGTGGATAGACGATGGCGGCTCACTACGCGTTGGGCCCCAGAGTGCTGGCGCTGATCCCGGACCAGTTTGCTACGATAGGGGCGGGACCGAACCCACAATTACTGATGTCCACCTCGTTCTCGGCCGTCTCGATCCCGAGACGTTTTTGGGTGGGAAACGAACGCTCAACGAAGACGCAGCCTATAGCGCAATCGAAAAGCTCGCTGACCAACTGGGAATGGATGTTCTCGAAGCTGCCGAGGGAATCCTAGAGATTGCAAACGAGAATACGGCGGCTGCAGTCCGTGAGACGACAATCGAGCGCGGCCAGGATCCACGCGACTATTATCTCATTGGATTCGGTGGCTGTGGGCCAATGCATGCTGCTGAGGTTGCAGAGAGCTTGGATGTAAGCTCTGTTGTCGTTCCAAGTGCATCGGGTGTGCTCTCAGCGGTCGGGGGGACGATGATGGATATTCGGCACAATGATGATAAAACGTTTTACACTCCCGCTGAGGGAGTAACCCCCGCTGAGTTAGCGGCTGAATTCCAAGAACTGGAAGAAGATATTCAGTCACTCTTCAAAGAAGAGGGCGTCGACCCTGCAGCTGTAGACGTAGAACGAGTTGCTGAAATGAGATACGTTGGGCAAACGTATGAGGTTGATGTTCCCGTCTCTGATGAGGATCTCAGCGCGGACTCTATAGACCACCTATCAGAGGAGTTCCACGAGAGGCACGAACAAGAGTATGGAATTGCATCTGACGAATTCCCAGTCACGTTCGTGAATCTGCGTGCAGTCGGAAGCAAGGAAACAGCAAGTCAAGAGTTCCGGAGCCCCAGTATCACGGACACTGAAACAGCGGACGGCGATACTCGCAAAGTGTACTTTGACAGCGAATGGCACGAGACTTCGATCTACCCTCGAGCAACGCTCGATCAGGAAATGGAGATTGAAGGGCCGGCTATCGTCGAAGGCGACCACTCAACGATAACGCTCAATCCATCGATGAACGCATCGGTTGATGAGCACGAGAACGTAATCATCAGCACTAACAAGTAA
- a CDS encoding IclR family transcriptional regulator yields the protein MSQHNMGRTVKTADTVFDIIEAIQEVDGCTVTELASTLDIAKSTAHTYLSTLVQKEYLRKEGSVYHLSLKFLDHGMYTLRNDKVASVARPTLEQTAEETGEVVWLIVEEHGRAVYVDRAKGEKAVQTSGRRGLRTHLHFLAAGKCILANMDEEEVTQIIDRHGLPAQTENTITEREALFEELQRVRESGYAYNNAEEVSGVCAIGAPIMQNGTVYAGISVPGPTARLQDKEYDRKIRKAVGEAANTIELNLEY from the coding sequence ATGTCACAACACAACATGGGTCGTACTGTCAAGACAGCAGATACTGTCTTTGACATCATTGAAGCGATTCAAGAAGTAGATGGATGCACCGTAACGGAATTAGCAAGTACTCTTGATATCGCGAAGAGCACCGCTCATACATACCTCTCAACATTAGTCCAAAAAGAGTATTTGAGGAAAGAAGGTAGCGTTTATCACCTTAGTCTAAAGTTTCTCGATCATGGAATGTATACACTGCGGAATGATAAGGTTGCATCAGTTGCTCGTCCTACTCTCGAACAAACAGCAGAAGAGACGGGAGAGGTCGTCTGGCTCATCGTCGAAGAACACGGTCGAGCCGTATACGTAGATCGAGCAAAAGGTGAGAAAGCGGTCCAGACAAGCGGCCGACGCGGACTTCGAACACATCTGCACTTTCTCGCGGCGGGTAAATGCATTTTAGCTAATATGGATGAGGAGGAAGTAACACAGATTATTGATCGGCACGGACTCCCTGCACAAACCGAAAATACAATCACCGAGAGAGAAGCGCTATTTGAGGAATTACAGCGTGTACGAGAAAGCGGATACGCGTACAACAATGCAGAGGAGGTCAGCGGCGTCTGTGCTATTGGAGCGCCGATTATGCAGAACGGAACAGTGTATGCTGGAATAAGTGTTCCAGGACCGACAGCGCGACTCCAGGACAAGGAGTACGACCGGAAAATTCGAAAAGCCGTCGGGGAGGCAGCAAATACTATCGAACTCAATCTAGAATATTAA
- a CDS encoding type II toxin-antitoxin system death-on-curing family toxin, whose product MTDDVAYPSVELILDLHEQIVAEGDTTEPGVRSEDAIASALQYISEGFFGEVPATIHEKAVHLMRLLVADHPFVDGNKRTALRTVVVFYMLNEYTFNYGDEIRALLHRFATDEAAVDTDTAVIYFRACARRN is encoded by the coding sequence GTGACTGATGACGTCGCGTATCCCTCTGTCGAACTCATCCTCGATCTCCACGAGCAGATCGTGGCAGAAGGCGACACCACTGAACCTGGAGTTCGATCAGAAGACGCGATTGCCTCCGCGCTGCAGTACATCTCGGAGGGGTTCTTCGGGGAGGTGCCCGCGACGATCCATGAAAAAGCGGTCCATCTGATGCGGTTGCTCGTTGCGGATCATCCATTTGTCGACGGGAACAAGCGAACGGCGCTCCGAACGGTGGTCGTCTTCTATATGCTGAACGAATACACATTTAACTACGGTGATGAAATTCGAGCCCTCTTGCACCGCTTCGCAACCGACGAAGCCGCGGTCGACACGGACACTGCAGTCATCTACTTTCGGGCATGCGCTCGCCGCAACTGA
- a CDS encoding CPBP family intramembrane glutamic endopeptidase, whose protein sequence is MTLVLFLGGNALLGLIVQSVTEAGSSTEVFLVSIGQIILYTALIGVAVWCAATLEHREYTDFGLTVDGEWMQEFVVGVVITLLGITVSLWWADVRGIRSVTLTAAGITGPERPLLLGAVFGLFVCYFLLGNIYKEVIYRRIMLGNFLEGLTARGVSPRVAVILATAVSLLLFGVYHIPLRGNIVVALDAALTGIPFALAYLLTDRLALPAGIHFGRILIEFLHGRVTRGEFNVSAVVEITQDTLLANLEFKLLRIGLICLCILTWVYLHHGEIQIDKTGHHRNSEHA, encoded by the coding sequence GTGACACTCGTATTGTTCCTCGGTGGGAACGCATTACTCGGGTTGATCGTTCAGTCGGTCACAGAAGCAGGCTCCAGTACCGAGGTATTCCTGGTTTCTATTGGGCAGATCATCTTGTATACCGCGCTGATTGGGGTGGCAGTCTGGTGTGCAGCAACACTCGAACACCGGGAGTATACGGACTTCGGGTTGACTGTCGACGGGGAGTGGATGCAAGAGTTTGTTGTCGGGGTCGTGATTACGCTACTTGGGATCACGGTATCGTTGTGGTGGGCTGATGTCCGCGGAATCAGATCTGTTACTCTCACAGCTGCTGGCATCACTGGACCTGAGAGGCCGCTTTTACTGGGTGCCGTGTTCGGACTATTCGTCTGCTATTTTTTGCTCGGGAATATTTACAAGGAAGTCATCTACCGGCGTATCATGCTCGGGAATTTTCTGGAGGGACTTACTGCACGCGGCGTGTCGCCGCGAGTGGCTGTTATCCTTGCCACCGCGGTCAGCCTGTTGCTGTTCGGCGTTTACCACATCCCGCTTCGCGGCAACATCGTGGTAGCACTTGACGCCGCTCTCACGGGGATTCCGTTCGCACTGGCCTATCTCCTTACCGATCGGTTGGCTCTTCCTGCCGGGATTCATTTTGGCCGTATCCTGATCGAGTTCCTCCACGGGCGCGTGACGAGAGGGGAGTTCAACGTCTCTGCAGTCGTGGAGATTACACAGGATACACTGCTGGCGAACCTCGAGTTCAAACTGCTCCGTATCGGACTGATCTGCCTGTGTATCCTCACATGGGTCTACCTGCACCACGGAGAAATCCAGATCGACAAGACGGGTCACCACCGGAACAGCGAGCACGCATAG
- a CDS encoding nucleoside-diphosphate kinase, producing MNGIIQLVGWLLVALIFIRSFRLSRYLARSDSAILYPGLIASTITAIFVIIVDVIILITGLLTIIAPVLLVVQRLTGYDTSIDLSMPTFRDRTTSDDTGSDHTADPDRRPALNIVGRLWATSHNTCTATTSRTRHRSISSNSRTTTTGKMTSISTAPAPITIDRVIERLETVDAEQEHIKAHYAEHEDKDFYDPLVDYMTDRVIVGIVECENEAERTKQLAGDTETASTAPGTIRGGLADDSYAEADAEGRALRNLIHTAEPADAEEEIILWFGE from the coding sequence ATGAACGGAATCATCCAGTTAGTCGGATGGTTACTGGTAGCGCTTATCTTCATCAGGAGCTTTCGTCTCTCCCGGTACCTGGCCCGATCCGACTCCGCCATCCTGTACCCCGGATTGATCGCGTCCACTATCACGGCCATCTTCGTCATCATCGTCGACGTCATCATCCTCATCACCGGCCTGCTGACCATCATCGCCCCCGTATTGCTGGTGGTACAGCGGCTGACCGGGTACGACACCTCTATCGATCTGTCCATGCCAACGTTCCGCGACCGCACCACCAGCGACGACACCGGCAGTGACCACACCGCTGACCCGGACCGGCGGCCCGCCCTCAATATCGTCGGACGCCTCTGGGCCACATCGCATAACACGTGTACCGCCACGACCAGCAGGACCCGACACAGATCGATATCGTCGAACTCGAGGACGACGACTACTGGGAAGATGACTAGTATATCCACAGCCCCGGCGCCCATCACGATCGACCGAGTGATCGAACGACTCGAGACCGTAGACGCGGAACAGGAACATATCAAGGCACACTACGCGGAACACGAGGACAAAGACTTCTACGACCCGCTCGTTGATTATATGACGGACCGGGTGATCGTCGGGATCGTTGAATGCGAGAACGAGGCGGAACGGACGAAACAGTTGGCCGGGGATACTGAGACGGCGTCCACTGCACCGGGTACGATCCGCGGTGGGCTGGCAGATGACTCGTATGCGGAAGCCGATGCAGAGGGCCGCGCCCTGCGCAACCTGATCCACACGGCCGAACCCGCGGACGCGGAAGAGGAGATCATACTCTGGTTCGGTGAATAG